In Lolium rigidum isolate FL_2022 chromosome 3, APGP_CSIRO_Lrig_0.1, whole genome shotgun sequence, the genomic window cacgacctgatttggctgcgaaagtccagaggaccctggatgaagagggactgccgcaaagaaaagagtggcgccccaagcaaaggaaagccgatgatgaaacatcggctggcacaaacatggtgctcattcGGCCGGCGAAGTATAGGGCTCCACGATTGCATGATGCACTCGAGgtagacgacagcaagcgcaccaacgtgctaaagtcagaggttgggctggttttatctaccggcctgggcgagtagcaagactacgtcaataagcaacgtggcgaggctgatccttgcgatcggccctccgaaactggtgaagggatattacaaaaccttcaccgagcaagcaacgtggaggccgattccagcgatcggccaaaattatcctcaccatccattctgcctgggatcaacgtttgacccaacagggactacctgacgagccgataccatcaattctcttgacagaatcggctcgggggggcacctagatggataatactaagtatggggggccgatacacaaatcggcctaaaaattttaaaaattttacagccgatgcaagggcatcgacttcagaattgagaagtagccgatgcgcagccatcgactcaggaggaaaggagccgatctgaccagcagggCGCTAAGAGCGGACtggagaaactcggggggcagctcgccttgaaggctctctgctttgggaagccgatttatgtgcaaatcggctggctctgcatgatcaagcccGAGCTAATTCAGCTAAGTTACGCGTCCTCGTTTCTGTTTTGGCCTTGgccaagactcggggggcagcaagCCTGGTGGATATTTTGTTTtgctctgtttaaagaaccgattgggatgccatcggctgatccttcattatgaccttcttcacaaatgatgagtattgaagaggattattgggtttggttggaaaagtttaaaggttttcctgaagatcctgtattttctgccagatttagaaaatcatcagttgaagaagggaagaGCGAGTTTCAAGGGGTCGATGcgatgctatcggctcattacgcattggcaaaggggacgaatcggcaaggtcagtggaagaggaaatcggcaaatcaaattggagaaaagttcttcattaataagggagatttcttacatagtagagctgattgccctcaaaaggggatacattgccccgcctacttctacggatcctatgctaagggccctatctacgggccgttgctgccctcgtcgtcgccgtcgtcgccgctgtcggcgctgctcccggccggctcgtcgtcgctgctccggcggccgccggcgaggaccttcattgtcctcatcctcctcgtcgtcgtcgtcgtcggccgtcgaagtcactcagatttcccggccgggggcaatggcgcttggccggcggctcgtcggggagctgtcgtcgtcgtcgtcctcctcttcctcctccttcacctcctcggaggtggccccATCCCAGGGGAAGTGATCATCCTCGGCTGTCTTCCACCGCTTCCttatcggcaaggaagcggagatcgctctccccgtcggtcggggACCTGTCGTCCTCCGACCGGATGGAGAAATCATGACCGGGCTCattcccggcctcgatggcgcggcgagtgttggccgcgtgggcctccgccgggttccactccggcgtcggcgcgcgggaAGAAGAGGACTCGGTGGAAaagcccgatgaggcggaggaagaagaggacatggtggcgcgaggagggttttttgggtgctaatgcgaaggagatgcagaggagaactgtttggggcggttaaataaaagagggcatggtagaaattcaatgccacagcagtttccgaggaagtggtaccaaaactgtcaaatcgtgcggagaagttgagaaggcaagttatcatgatgaaggactctgcgacggttctgctctgccacgacatgaccctacgagagaaaagcataatgattttggaaatgtcatttccaaaaccaggggggcatgtgttatcaccagaatctgaccaagccagaggtgggccgcgatcaagatggacttgaagatatatgcgtaGAGAGatgtgtgaatcggccttgtttatcaagtttgggctagttagcccgtgtatctttatatagtaggttacgtagagattagagtttgtctcgtgcacggtttagtgcacgcccgcattagaaagtcccctggactataaatatgtacctagggtttatggaataaacaacaaccaacgttcaacacaaaccaatctcggcgcatcgccaactccttcgtctcgagggttcctccggtaagcaccatgctgcctagatcgcatctcgcgatctaggcaagcacgagcctgcctagttgttcatgcgttgctcgtgctcgaagcctttttgatggcgagcaacgtagttatcatagatgtgttagggttagcattgttcctagtatcatatgcttgtcgtagtgcaacccttgcgcatataGCCGTCcccgtacctcatcatgggtgcaggggcggcccccgcttgatcgttatttagtagatctgatccgttacgattgctccttgattcatcaaggattagtttaatatctgcaatagttaggccttacaaagggttggaggatccagcggcatgtagggtgtagtttgttgcccctagacaggacgttccgaggatcaacctagtgttggtttttaggccttgtctagggctggcttacgatcaccgtgcgtgggcgcgaggcccaatcgtgagtaggatgatccgattatgcggtgaaaaccccagatcgtcgtggatctcatatgctttatcttgatcaagcaggaccaccatatattcggccaccttggacgaatcatgggtggatcggctccatgagccgattcacgagataacccgagagccgatcgaggctcttatttaacgtgtacgtgtgtgccctgcgagaaactaagcgaggcatcatccacaccttcccgaccaggtataggtcgggtggcacgcccttgcaatttgcatcggcgcgcgaccaggaggctttgcgggccgtcgctctgagggactggggccagccgcagccctagttgttcccggctctacggtgttgaccagtcactgcccgccggtgggtttctgacgtcaacagtgggacaaggagtctccggagatcacataagtaaaactcacttgactagcataatgacatctagattacaagcatcatcatatgaatctcaatcatgtaaggcagctcatgagattattgtattgaactacataggagagagattaaccacatagctaccggtacagccccgagcctcaatggagaactactccctcttcatgggagcagcagcggtgatgaagatggcggtggagatggcagcggtgtcgatggagaagccttccgggggcacttccccgctccggcggggtgccggaacgagagactcctgtcccccggatcttggcttcgcgatggtggcggctccggaaggtttcgcgtatcgtggcttcctccgtaagggttttcgatgcgggggctttatataggcgaagaggcggcgcaggagggtcaaagggcgaccacaccatagggtggcgcgggcccagccctggccgcgccaccctgtcatccgggcccacggggccccctgcggcggctctcgggtgttccggatgcttccgggcaaaataggaactcgggcgttgatttcgtccaattccgagaatatttccttactaggatttccgaaaccaaaaacatcggaaaacgagaaccggcacttcggcatcttgttaataggttagttccagaaaatgcataaatatgacatataatgtgtataaaacatgtaggtatcatcaataaagtggcatggaacataagaaattatcgatacgttggagacgtatcagggacacaagagacttcttgctttgtggttgcagggttgcttgagagggatatctttgacctcttcctccctgagttcgataaaccttgggtaatccacttaagggaaacttgctgctgttctacaaacctctgctcttggaggcccaacactgtctacaagaatagaagctcccgtagacatcaactagCTATTCCACAACCCCTCTTTAAAGACCTTCTAAACCCGATACAAACACCTGCGCCTCCCAACCCCACCTACCTTCCAACCCCACCCCACCTCCCGTCGACCCCAGACCACAACACCTCACCGACGCCGACCCCACCTACACCACCTACTGCTGACCCCACCCACCTCCTGTTGACCCACCCCACCTTTCGTCGACCCAACCCACCTCCCACCTCCCGCCGGCCCCACACCGCCTACCTCCCGCCGGCCCCACACCGCCCACCTTCCAGCGACCCAACCTAGCCTCCCAATGACCCCACCGACCCCACGTCACGAAGACCCACCCCACCATACCTCCTGCCGACCTATCGCCGACCCTTCCCCAAGCCACACCCCACCAGCCCCATTTTTTAAAGTTCGCATTTTTTGGAGCTCcgcttcattttttggaagttcaccccatttttttcgaaagttcactttgtttgttttggaagttcacttcattttttggaagttcactttattttttggaagttcaccttATTTTTTtcagaagttcacttcatttttcggaagttcacttcgttttttcgatagttcgcttcattttttcggaagttcacttcatttttcgaaaGTTCACTTCTATTTTTTAGGAAGTTCACTTTGTTTTTTCgaaagttcgcttcattttttcggaagttcacttcattttttggaagttcacttcgttTTTTCgaaagttcgcttcattttttcggaagttcacttcatttttcagaAGTTCACTTCGTTTTTTCGAAAGTTCGCATCatctttttggaagttcacttcatttttcggaaggtcACTTCAttcttttcggaagttcacttcatttttttggaagtttacttcattttttgaaaattcacttcatttttctcggaagttcacttctttttttggaagttcacttcttttttcTCGGAAGTTcagttcatttttcggaagttagcTTCACTTTTTGaagttttttttcatttttcgaaAGTTCACTTTATTTTGTTTGAAGTTCACTTAATTTTTTGAAAGTTCACTTTATTATTTTGAGAAGTTCTCATCATTTTATTGGAAGTTCACATTAAGATTTATCAAACATGcccaaaaattaatttttttggtCAAATTCACGTAGGTCAAAACAGTAGTTCACTTTGTACACCGCGAGGAAGTTCACTTTACACCGGGCAGTTCAATTTTAACACGCCGAGAAAATTACTTTTTGTCGAAATTTACTTTGGTTAAAATGAAGTTCATTTTGTACCACACGGAAGTTGAAATTTCAATTGCATAGAAGTTCACTTTAAACACACCGAAATTTACATTTTGACGAAATTCACTTTAGTCAAAAAAAAGGTTGTTCACTTTGTAGCATACGGAAGTTCACATTGCACCTCGTGGAAGTTCAATGTAAACATGCCAGAAAATTACTTTTTTTCGAAATTCGATTTAGTCAAAACGGAAGTTCACTTTTTACGGCTTGGAAGTTCACTTAGTATCTTGCGAAAGTTCACTTTAAACACGAAGGGAAATTACTTTTTGACGAAATTCACTATGCTCAAAATGGAAGTTCATTTTGTACCACGCGGAAGTCCATTTTGAACGCGCCAGAAGATCAAATCATACAAGCCGGAAATTTCCCTTTGTCAAAGTTCACTTTCATCAGTGCAGAAGTTCACTTTGAACTGTGTGGAAGTACATTTCGAACATGGCTAGAACTTTTATAGTGCGaccggaagttcactaacagatatTGGGTAGTTTACTTCCATATTTGAGCAGCTCATGTAGTCTGTTTTTCTGGGCGGAAATCATATGCATAGAATTCATCCGTACGGCATTCGATTGCGCAAATTGATCGGCCCCAtgtacaattagcactaatataactctattaATACTCCAACCCACAGTAGTGCCACATATAACCGTAGTGCCACCGCAGTGTTATTATCTCCAATTTtctgtatttctgaaattaaattaaaaccattaagaatttggaaaaaagttcaacatgaaaaagttgcaccTAATCAATATATTTTCAACATAATTTCATTTGGAACATTCCaacaagtggttcggaaataaatcGCAAAAAATAGTACAAAAAAACGAGAAATTCAGAAATTAGAATCATGTTTTTCGAATCTGCTATTAAACTGTAAAAAATTGGGGAAAATGCTCTATATAAAAAAGTTGCACCTAGTCAATAACTTTCCAACGGTGTATcatacgcatcaatccgataaacAGTTTGGAAATTAGACCTAAAAAAACTGGACGAAAACAGTGAAATCTGCAAAAATGTTGTTTTATATATTTAAAATTACCtttaaacaatagagaatttgGTAAAATAATAAGCACAAAAAAGATGCAAAATTTCCATACGAATCCATtggtatattatatgcatcatttCGATAAGGGATTCAAAGATCAAATTAAAAATATTGTTCACACGAACATGTAATTCAGTGTTACACCAAGAAGTTCACTACGAAACACCCAGAAGTTCACAAGTGGTTCGAGAGTAACTATTTCGAACATGAGTGAAAAGTTTTATAGCGCGACCGAAAGTTCATTAACAGatattgggaagttcacttctatattcgagAAGCTCATGTACTCTGTTTTTTTGGACATAAATCATACGCATAGAATTCATCCCTACGGCCTGCGATTGCACAAATTGACCGTCCCCATGTataattagcactaatataactctattaATACTCCAACCCATCATACTGTCACACCTAATCAATCTGGATGAGCCAAATTCAAAAAGCTCTCCTGTCGTTGTTATGTCCGATTTTgcatatttctgaaattaaacttaaaccatttagaatttgaaAAAAAGTTCAACACGGAAAAGTTGctcctaatcaatatcttttcaacaaaatttcatttggaacattccgacaagtggttcgaaaataaatcccaaaaaacagtaaataaaaacaagaaattcagaaagtagaatcatgttttttCAATCTGCTCTTAAATTGTAAAGAATTGGGGAAAatgatctatatgaaaaagttgcgcctagtcaatagctttccaatagaatatcatatgcatcaattcGATAAACCGTTTGaaaattagacctcaaaaactgcacgaAATTAGTGAAATCCGCTAAAATGctgttttgtatattcaaaattatttttaaacaataaagaatttGTAAAAACAATGAACACAAAAATATGTAaaattactatacgaatccaacggtatattatatgcatAGTTCCGATAAGCGgttcaaagattaaattaaaaatactgtccgcataaacatgtaattctagtgttccggaaagtagaatcatattttttcaaatttgctcttaaactgtaaagaattggggaaaacgatctatatgaaaaagttgcgcccaGTCAACAgatttccaatggcatatcatatgcatcaatccgatgaaccgtttggaaattagacctcaaaaactgcacgaAATTAGTAAAATCCGCGAAAATGCTGTTTtctatattcaaaattatttttaaacaacagagaatttggaaaaacaatgaacatgaaaaagatgcgaaattactatacgaatccaacggtatattatatgcatcattctGATAAGCGActcaaagattaaattaaaaataTTGTCCGCATAAACATGTAATTCTAATGTTCCGCCAAGAAGTTCACTATGAAACACCAAGAAGTTCACAagtggttcgagaatagctattctcactatatatagtggaaaaaataaacaaaaacagTCGCAAAAGTGACATAAAAATTTAAGTGGAAAACCTCCTCAATATGAGGAGGGAAGAAATGGGTGTAAACTAACCGGTCATGCAAGCTTCACTATAAGCAACCTAGTTACAAAGTTTTCTCCAGATCATGTAGAGATTACAACAAAATTTAGCTTGTTGCCCACCGCAACAACAATAGCAACCACATTTGGTATAAAAGCAGATATATCACAGCTTCTGTCCCCTTcggtagtcattgaactgctcatAAAGTGCAGATTCAATCAGCACCATATTTGGTATAAAAGCAAACGTATGAGTTCCCAGTATACAGAGCAAAAATCAGCTCAATCGGATACTCGTTGCCTCCCCAAAATGTCCGTTTCTCAAAACTGCTCTATGCTGAAACTGCAATAATTCAAACTAACATTGTCAAAGTGAGTTCGATTGCTTTGCAAAAAAGTCATTTTCCATTCTCTAAGTCCAAAATTGGAGATTTTTGTCAAGCAAGTAAAATAATATTATGAAAAATGGCACTAGTCCAATTTTGGAAAAGAAAAACTAGACTATATTAGATGGATAACACCCACGTATTTTCAATTTGTAAGCTTTCTATCTATGTTGAACCATATAAATGACTTACGCCGATTTCAATCGCATATGGTTTTGCATTTTAAAAAAGGGTATGTGTGATGTAGGAGGCCATCACACACGGGTATAAAACTAAACTTGTGTGTGATGCGCCAAAAAATAAATATCATGATAATGAGTTCATTCTTTGCATAGAGGTGTATATTTTTAGGGCCAACAACAATGCTAAAGTGAGTTTTGAACTTATTTGTACAAAATATTTTTTCCCATTTCCTACTACCAGAGGTGGGTTTTTTTTGGGATAAGTGCAAAAGATATGATGCAGAAAATCGCCACTGTAATTTTCTATATGTTTGCAAAATCCTATATTAAAGCGTGTGTATAGGTTTTCATATTTCAAATACTCCCCCAATTTCTAAAAAAGTTTCGTAACTTTTTCTAGATCCGAATGAATCTGTAgctaaaacatgtctatatacCTCCGTATTTAGACAAATTTGAGAAGCTCTTTTAGGAACGGAGGGGGTAGATCTTTCTTTGAATTTTTATGTATTTAAAATTATTGTGGAAAATACATTTGAGAGTTTAAGCCTTAATAAGTTAGGACTTAAGAAAGAATCCCCTAAAAGTAAATTGCAACTTATATTACAATTATTTGGACTAATAAAAGTTTGTTGTTATTTTTAGTTCTGTTTAGGTATTCTCTTTTATCCAAGATTGTTATTTTTGGATTTTAACAAGAGTTGATTTATTTAAATGATAATCCTAAAAATACTAAGCCAAATGGCTAAATGGGATTGCCTAATGGCCCGGCCTATTATGGCCTGACCCAACTGGGTTGAGTTAGGTGTAGTGGACGCGAATTCCACGACTCTGCCGCGTTGCCACCTGCCTCGGACGCGCCCGACCCTCTCCAACGCAGGTAAGATGGGGTTTTAGTATGCCGCGTTGAGCtctgcaccatcctcccgcttgaTTTATTGTCGACTCCCACTGTCACCTCTAACCTTGGGACCCTAGTTGTTGCTGGTGGTTTCGATCGTCACTGGCCTCTTCCACCGCTACTGCTCGAACTCGTTGCATGGCGCCTCTCCCACCAGAGTTGATCGTCCCCCTACATGCAATCTCACCCACGGCTAACCCTAGTTGTACGACTTGGGTTCACCGGCGCGGCTCCCACACCTAAAGTTGATCCTCCTTGGTGTATCTAACCTCAACCACTACCTCCAATCCTACTTCTCCTCGAGCTCCTGGTCGCAATCTCCAACACTGCTGCTGGCAGGATGGCAGTACAAGACTGCAACCCTAGTGTCCTCCTTCGGCCTGCTACTGCATCGATGTTGGTGCCTTGGTGATGTTATGGTGTGTGGTCTTGTTGGTGATGGCTTGGTGGTGATGTttgggtgatggtgatgatggtgttgtGGTGGTGTTGGCGATGACCTTTTGATCGTTGACGTGCCAACACTGATCGGACGGTGGTGTTCCTACACACAGATATCTTCTTATTAACTCCAGGCTTTTTAATCTTTGAAATTAAATTTTGGGctaaacatgaaaattgtgaagattttttttttggtttctataACTCatgttttttttgcgaataaaaaAATGAGTTATAGATTTTTTTTGGTTTCTGTAACTCATGTTGTTTGTTAGATTTCGAGTAGAATATTTTCTTTATGAAAATATTAAGTGATTTTTCTATGTTGGACAAAATTGCAATAATGCTTAAGTTTTAGTTAGTTAAGGTCGCAGTGTCCAGGTTATGCCAATAGTAGTTGTGTGAGAAATATTACATTGTAAGAAGTGAGCCtggctcacttggttagggaagtggatgtacaacccagccacctaggttcaagtccccagggatgcgaatttgggttcttattatttaaaaacaaaatcactgtaggggcttcccctaccgtattcctttcaaaaaaagaaatattacattgttgttgaaatgtaaTTAAGTGGCTTAGACCTAGGCTGGGGGCGTGTTGCCCTCTGTTTGTTTTCCCTTtagatctagaccttgtttactcCTTCCTAATCAATTAAAAGACAGAGCTCCTGCACCGTTAGAAAAAAAATAGCTTCTCCGTGTATACCTATTGAAATTTTGAGCACCATGATGGCTCACAGCTAGTCTAACTACTGAACTTTTACATTACTTAGCATGGAAGTGCATCTTTCAAACTCCTGGCATATACTTCTAGCCTCTTCAACCCTTGTGTTGGTGATTGTGCTTCACCCAATTGTTTCACCATTGCACTACCAATAATCACTCCATCTGCACCCCACTCTACAATCTGCATCATTTTAGGATTAAAAGTCAGTAATTGAATTATGTTGTTGAGATTTTACAATCACGATTAAAAGTGTGGGGTGGACCCTCATTGTACATGCATGGATTTTACCTGGCTAACATGTTCCGGGGTCGATATTCCAAAGCCGACTGCCACTGCTTTGTCACTGATCTGCATACAAAAAAAGAGATGTGACTGATGATAAATTGATCATGACACACACAAAAAAGAAGTGGATGATTTTAAAGTTGGGTATATACAAACCTTCCTAATCTCCTTAAGAAGATCCTTGACATGCGGGTTTAAGGTAGCACGGGCTCCCGTAACTCCAACAACACTTACCTGCATAATGTGATTCATTACGGGACAAGAAATCATAACATGTGATCTTGATCAGATAATTAACCAAAAAAACGCATGGATTCTGCACTTACAAGGTAAACAAACCCCTGGGAAGCTTTCGTGATCTCTCTCATCCTCTCTGCTGTTGTAGCTGGTGTTGTAAGGAGGATCTATATATATGACCATTAATGAAAAAAACTTTTAATGGTTGTACTTCAAATTCTAAGTTTTCTTagaatcacatatattgacatcgaaGGGGCGTGCATATACCAACTCTAGACTGTTCTTGATGGCTTCTATCCTGAAAGCATGTATGTTGTCGTATGGAAGATCGGGTATGATAAGACCTGTAACACATGTAACTGTCTGAATCAATAACAACACTATATTATCAAAGTGGTTAGAAGAATTACTATATTACAGATGAACCATATTTTAAAATGGCGGGCTAATCATTTAGCTGCGATATTTTTAGAAGCTAAGAAAGGCTATAGGCGAGCTAATCCATTTAGCCTTTTTCAATTACATCTTGCCAAACTAAAAGGAAAAATATGACTCAAACATGATTCGAGCTACAACTTATTCAACTATTTAACGCAAACAAATATTTGACTATTCAACTTACAAGTTTTATTAACTTAGGTTGAATTGAATTTAAAAACATGAATTAAAAGTAGATGAGAAGAGAAATTCAGAGAAAAAATAAGAGGCTAAATTAGAGGTTAAATAGGGGCTAAATAGAGCTATAGTGGGATATTCTTGGTTTTTCTCGTTTAGCCTATAAATGTCATAGCTTAGCGAGAGGGCTCCTCAAAAGCTATAGCGGggttatagccggctatttaaaacttgGAGATAAACATAATCACAGCTTGACAGCTTTCCATGTGGAACTGGACTACTGATTAATATTACATTTAAAAGTCACGGGAGAGCTAACATAGAACGTCTCTCTGTCAAGTGGCAACATCAAATGGACCGGCAGCTATATCCAAGTTGATACTCTACAGCATACAGTCGTAGGTTGCTTACACTTGACTTACTGTTCGATCGTGTTCATGACTGAACTTCATGTACACGATGCTCAAACGATGATGCAGTGACAATGACCCGCGAGATAATTATGATACTCTTACTTGAGTATACTAGCCGTGAGATTAATTAGAGTAGTTCACCTTTGACACCCGCATCTTTGGCCGCGGCGGCGAAGCTCGCCGTCCCTTGCCGCACGATGGGGTCGAAGTAGGAGAAGAGGACCACGGGGCAGGAAAGGTCCGGCGTCACCTCCTTGAGCATGGCCATCACTGCGTCCGCCGTCGCCCCGGCCGCCAGCGCCCGCTGCGCGGAGGCCTTAATGACCGGCCCGTCGGCATAGGGGTCCGGGGATGGCATGCCGAGCTCTATGACGTCCGCGCCGAGCCTGTCCAGGAGCCTCAGTGCCTCCGCCGTGGTCGCCAGGTCCGGGTCGCCGGCGGTGATGTACGGGATGAGGGCCGTCTGCATCAAATGCGTCAAACTTGAAACATCAAGTGATCGAGCTTGGCGTTTGCACGGTACGCACGCATGAGCATGGTGCCAAACTGCCAATTATAGGGCGTACCTTGCCCTGCTCCTTGACACGGG contains:
- the LOC124700832 gene encoding tryptophan synthase alpha chain-like, whose translation is MAFALKASPASPSSSAASGQPAGRRSAVTVAASRRLLVVRAAIHPAVPMGRLLLRAPRKRALALTVAQTLSRVKEQGKTALIPYITAGDPDLATTAEALRLLDRLGADVIELGMPSPDPYADGPVIKASAQRALAAGATADAVMAMLKEVTPDLSCPVVLFSYFDPIVRQGTASFAAAAKDAGVKGLIIPDLPYDNIHAFRIEAIKNSLELILLTTPATTAERMREITKASQGFVYLVSVVGVTGARATLNPHVKDLLKEIRKISDKAVAVGFGISTPEHVSQIVEWGADGVIIGSAMVKQLGEAQSPTQGLKRLEVYARSLKDALPC